From a region of the Enterobacter sp. JBIWA008 genome:
- a CDS encoding LacI family DNA-binding transcriptional regulator has protein sequence MDKRLKITEIAARTQLSISTVSRVLAGKANTSEKARAKVLACARELGVMDGMAAGRLLLNSLVVFAPQRAFDERSDIFYYRVIQSVSKGLASHDVRLRYCALEENDSDAQLFLARMNEPDTQAAILLGIDDPHIHDLAIDVGKPCMLINCRDRHMRLPAVAPDHRGIGERAAEYLFEMGHREVMNVLCLRRYTMELRLAGIRDAWQSHNLKFNDKRDLLVVPSFSARETEEMVSSWLSEVQGKDLPTAFLVGGDFMAAGTISALQNHGLRVPQDVSVMSIDGFNLAAIQDVPLTAVHVPRDELGTEAVYMLQQRLMRPDAPVGTLLLNGTLAVRESVRRIRQGKRRTAVEREGLYDS, from the coding sequence ATGGACAAAAGGCTAAAAATCACCGAAATTGCCGCCCGAACGCAGCTCTCGATCAGCACCGTGTCGCGGGTGCTGGCGGGAAAAGCGAATACCAGCGAAAAAGCGCGTGCAAAGGTGCTGGCGTGCGCGCGGGAGCTGGGGGTGATGGACGGCATGGCGGCAGGGCGTCTGCTGCTTAACAGCCTGGTGGTTTTTGCCCCGCAGCGAGCCTTCGACGAGCGGTCCGACATCTTTTACTACCGCGTGATCCAGAGCGTGAGTAAAGGCCTGGCGTCCCACGATGTGCGCCTTCGCTACTGCGCGCTGGAAGAGAACGACAGCGACGCCCAGCTGTTTCTGGCGCGCATGAATGAGCCGGATACCCAGGCGGCAATCCTTCTTGGCATCGACGATCCCCATATCCACGATCTGGCGATTGACGTGGGTAAACCCTGCATGCTGATTAACTGCCGCGACCGGCACATGCGCCTGCCTGCTGTCGCGCCGGATCATCGCGGCATTGGCGAACGGGCGGCGGAATATCTGTTCGAGATGGGACACCGTGAGGTGATGAACGTGCTGTGCCTGCGCCGCTACACCATGGAGCTGCGCCTGGCGGGGATCCGCGACGCGTGGCAGTCTCACAACCTGAAATTCAACGATAAACGCGATCTGCTGGTGGTGCCCAGCTTCAGCGCGCGCGAAACGGAAGAGATGGTCAGCAGCTGGCTCAGTGAAGTGCAGGGGAAGGATTTACCTACCGCGTTCCTGGTCGGCGGCGACTTTATGGCGGCGGGCACCATTAGCGCATTACAAAACCACGGCCTGCGCGTGCCGCAGGACGTGTCGGTGATGAGCATTGACGGGTTTAACCTGGCGGCAATCCAGGATGTCCCGCTGACGGCCGTGCATGTCCCTCGCGATGAGCTGGGAACAGAAGCGGTATATATGCTCCAGCAGCGGCTCATGCGCCCGGACGCGCCGGTGGGAACGTTACTGCTAAACGGCACGCTGGCCGTGCGGGAATCGGTACGGCGGATACGTCAGGGAAAACGACGCACCGCCGTGGAGCGGGAAGGGCTTTACGACAGTTAA
- a CDS encoding glycoside hydrolase family 31 protein — MKTLKNWTIDTQSANHIELLVDNQHRLCLYVLEENLFRVLIKRKGELALDRTWSIAPEKDVPWEGRRRDDISGFSCPAWTLTQQGETLTVATEQLRVTVHQPLWLEWHYRNEAGEWQPLVNDRPTSAYLLNAHGDGVAHYLSRRKDERFYGLGEKAGDLQRNGKRYEMRNLDAMGYNAASTDPLYKHIPFTIARRDDVSYGLFYDNLSSCWLDLGNEIDNYHTAYRRWQAEAGDIDYYIFTGKRVLDVTKAFVRLTGKTLFGPKWSLGYSGSTMHYTDAPDAQNQLMNFIRLCEEHAIPCDSFQLSSGYTSINGKRYVFNWNYDKVPQPKVMSQAFHDAGLKLAANIKPCLLQDHPRYNEVAESGLFIRDSETDAPERSSFWDDEGSHLDFTNPQTVQWWQNGVTTQLLEMGIDSTWNDNNEYEVWDGEARCFGFGKEIAIKHIRPVMPLLMMRASLEAQQRFAPEKRPYLISRSGCAGMQRYVQTWSGDNRTSWDTLRYNIRMGLGMSLSGLFNVGHDVGGFSGDKPDAELFVRWVQNGVMHPRFTIHSWNDDHTVNEPWMYPGVTPAIRGAVELRYRMLPYLYTLLWQAHADDEPMLRPTFLDHEHDAQTFEECDDFLLGRDLLVASVVEAGQRERRVWLPDNETGWYDFYTHAWFAGGQSIVLDAPLEKLPLLVRAGAALPLSERITHVSAEKDNTRELKLFPVKGAGTSSGMLFEDDGESWGYQNGNALWVEWEMVCDGATINLKVNARGDYRPAWKVLKVSLPVGEKRKLLVNGIEGDEWVA; from the coding sequence ATGAAAACCCTGAAAAACTGGACCATTGATACGCAGTCGGCAAACCATATTGAACTGCTGGTCGATAACCAGCACCGCCTGTGCCTGTATGTGCTGGAAGAGAACCTGTTCCGCGTGCTGATCAAACGCAAAGGCGAGCTGGCGCTTGACCGCACCTGGAGCATCGCGCCGGAAAAAGACGTGCCGTGGGAAGGCCGCCGTCGTGACGATATAAGCGGTTTCTCCTGCCCGGCCTGGACGCTGACGCAGCAAGGCGAGACGCTAACCGTGGCAACCGAACAGCTGCGCGTGACGGTCCACCAGCCGCTGTGGCTGGAGTGGCACTACCGCAATGAAGCGGGCGAGTGGCAGCCGCTGGTCAATGACCGCCCCACCAGCGCCTACCTGCTGAACGCCCACGGCGACGGCGTAGCGCACTACCTCAGCCGTCGTAAGGATGAGCGTTTCTACGGCCTGGGCGAGAAAGCGGGCGATCTGCAGCGCAACGGTAAACGCTACGAGATGCGCAACCTCGACGCAATGGGGTACAACGCGGCCAGCACCGACCCGCTCTACAAGCATATTCCGTTCACTATCGCCCGCCGCGACGACGTCAGCTACGGCCTGTTCTATGACAACCTGAGCAGCTGCTGGCTGGATCTGGGTAACGAAATCGACAACTACCACACCGCCTATCGTCGCTGGCAGGCGGAAGCGGGCGATATCGATTACTACATCTTTACCGGCAAGCGTGTGCTGGACGTCACCAAGGCCTTCGTGCGTCTGACCGGAAAAACGCTGTTCGGTCCAAAATGGAGCCTGGGATACAGCGGCTCTACCATGCATTACACCGACGCGCCGGACGCCCAAAACCAGCTGATGAACTTCATTCGCCTGTGCGAAGAACATGCCATTCCGTGCGACTCGTTCCAGCTCTCCTCCGGCTATACCTCCATCAACGGCAAGCGCTACGTCTTCAACTGGAACTACGACAAGGTGCCGCAGCCGAAGGTGATGAGTCAGGCGTTTCACGACGCGGGACTGAAGCTTGCAGCGAACATCAAGCCGTGCCTGCTGCAGGACCATCCGCGCTATAACGAAGTGGCGGAGAGCGGCCTGTTCATTCGCGATTCAGAAACCGATGCACCGGAACGTTCCAGCTTCTGGGATGACGAAGGCTCACACCTCGACTTTACCAACCCGCAGACGGTGCAGTGGTGGCAGAACGGCGTCACCACGCAGCTGCTGGAGATGGGCATCGACTCCACCTGGAACGACAACAACGAGTACGAAGTGTGGGACGGGGAAGCGCGCTGCTTTGGCTTCGGCAAGGAGATTGCCATCAAGCACATTCGCCCGGTGATGCCGCTGCTGATGATGCGCGCCTCGCTGGAAGCGCAGCAGCGTTTCGCACCAGAAAAACGTCCGTATCTCATCTCCCGCTCCGGCTGCGCCGGGATGCAGCGCTACGTTCAGACCTGGAGCGGCGACAACCGCACCAGCTGGGACACCCTGCGCTATAACATCCGCATGGGGCTGGGCATGAGCCTGTCCGGGCTGTTCAACGTCGGTCACGACGTAGGCGGTTTCTCCGGCGACAAGCCGGACGCCGAGCTGTTCGTTCGCTGGGTGCAGAACGGCGTGATGCACCCGCGCTTTACCATCCACTCGTGGAACGATGACCATACCGTGAACGAACCGTGGATGTACCCGGGCGTCACGCCCGCCATTCGCGGCGCGGTTGAGCTGCGCTACCGCATGCTGCCCTACCTCTACACCCTGCTCTGGCAGGCGCACGCCGACGACGAGCCGATGCTGCGCCCAACCTTCCTCGATCACGAGCACGATGCGCAGACCTTTGAAGAGTGCGATGACTTCCTGCTGGGCCGCGACCTGCTGGTGGCCAGCGTCGTCGAAGCCGGGCAGCGCGAGCGCCGCGTCTGGCTGCCGGATAACGAAACGGGCTGGTACGATTTTTACACCCACGCGTGGTTTGCTGGCGGCCAGTCGATCGTCCTCGACGCGCCGCTGGAAAAACTGCCGCTGCTGGTGCGCGCCGGTGCTGCTCTGCCGCTAAGCGAACGCATTACCCACGTGTCCGCTGAAAAAGACAACACCCGCGAGCTGAAGCTGTTCCCGGTGAAGGGCGCCGGGACATCCTCAGGCATGCTGTTTGAAGACGACGGCGAAAGCTGGGGCTACCAGAACGGCAATGCGCTGTGGGTGGAATGGGAAATGGTGTGCGACGGCGCAACCATCAACCTGAAGGTGAACGCGCGCGGGGATTATCGTCCGGCGTGGAAGGTACTGAAGGTGTCGTTGCCTGTAGGGGAAAAACGTAAGCTGCTGGTGAACGGGATTGAAGGGGATGAATGGGTGGCCTAG
- a CDS encoding MFS transporter — protein MSQDINNTVATSKTRRVIKNLRWYVLVLFLLGVTVNYITRNSLGILAPELKESLGITTEQYSWIVGAFQIAYTIFQPLCGWLIDVIGLKIGFMVCAGIWALMCIFHAGAGSWLHLAILRFFMGASEAAATPANAKTIGEWFPKSERPVAAGWAGVGFSIGAMLAPPIIYFAHASFGWQGAFMFTGVLALLWVIMWWAFYHNPEQHPNLSKDELAFIKQDNEPPAVRLPFLTALKTVSKNKRFYGIAIPAFMAEPAWAVLSFWVPLYLAKEHGMDLKQIAMFAWLPFLAADLGSVASGYLTRLYTRLFGCSRVNSVVASSVTGAFLMISLGIVAITRDPYITIVLISIGGFGHQIISCMLSALVVESFDKGQMATVNGMRGSAAWIASFLFSLLIGVTADKIGFNPLFIAMGFFDLIGAVFLVAFIAERRAKRA, from the coding sequence ATGAGTCAGGACATCAATAACACCGTAGCGACAAGCAAAACCCGTCGCGTCATTAAGAACCTGCGCTGGTACGTGCTGGTGCTGTTCTTACTTGGCGTCACCGTTAACTACATCACCCGAAACTCGCTCGGGATCCTCGCCCCGGAACTGAAAGAGAGCCTCGGGATCACCACCGAGCAATACTCCTGGATCGTTGGTGCGTTCCAGATCGCCTATACCATTTTCCAGCCCCTGTGCGGCTGGCTGATTGACGTCATCGGCCTGAAGATTGGCTTTATGGTCTGTGCCGGGATCTGGGCCCTGATGTGTATCTTCCACGCGGGCGCCGGAAGCTGGCTGCACCTCGCTATTCTGCGCTTCTTTATGGGTGCCTCTGAGGCCGCCGCTACCCCGGCGAACGCTAAAACCATCGGCGAATGGTTCCCGAAATCAGAACGCCCCGTTGCTGCAGGCTGGGCGGGCGTGGGCTTCTCCATCGGCGCGATGCTGGCCCCGCCCATCATCTACTTTGCTCACGCGTCGTTCGGCTGGCAGGGGGCGTTTATGTTTACCGGCGTGCTGGCGTTGCTGTGGGTGATCATGTGGTGGGCGTTCTACCACAATCCGGAGCAGCACCCGAACCTGAGCAAGGACGAGCTGGCGTTTATCAAGCAGGACAACGAACCGCCTGCGGTGAGACTGCCCTTCCTGACCGCGCTGAAAACCGTCTCGAAAAACAAACGCTTCTACGGTATCGCCATTCCGGCCTTTATGGCGGAACCGGCCTGGGCGGTGCTGAGCTTCTGGGTGCCGCTGTACCTCGCCAAAGAGCACGGCATGGACCTGAAGCAGATTGCGATGTTTGCCTGGCTGCCGTTCCTCGCCGCCGACCTCGGCAGCGTGGCGAGCGGCTACCTGACGCGTCTGTACACTCGCCTGTTTGGCTGCTCGCGCGTTAACTCGGTTGTTGCCAGCTCCGTGACGGGCGCGTTCCTGATGATCTCTCTGGGCATCGTGGCCATTACCCGAGACCCGTATATCACCATCGTGCTGATCTCCATCGGCGGCTTCGGGCACCAGATCATCTCCTGCATGCTGAGCGCCCTTGTCGTGGAGTCGTTCGACAAAGGCCAGATGGCGACCGTAAACGGCATGCGCGGCTCTGCGGCGTGGATCGCCAGCTTCCTGTTCTCGCTGTTAATCGGTGTGACCGCCGACAAAATCGGCTTTAACCCGCTCTTTATTGCCATGGGTTTCTTTGACCTGATTGGCGCTGTCTTCCTGGTAGCATTTATTGCTGAACGTCGCGCCAAGCGCGCCTGA
- a CDS encoding DUF1479 domain-containing protein, with amino-acid sequence MTFTSETLPADHKAAIRQLKRELRAQIGDVQAVFNKLSDKIATRVAEINALKNKGESVWPVIAFADVKNGTITDAQREAVKRRGCAVIKGHFPREQALAWDQSMLDYLDLNKFDEVYKGPGDNFFGTLTASRPEIYPIYWSQAQMQARQSEEMAKVQSFLNRLWTFESNGKQWFNPDVSVIYPDRIRRRPPGTTSKGLGAHTDSGALERWLLPAYQQVFARVFDGNVEKYDPWNAAHRTEVEEYTVDNTTKCSVFRTFQGWTALSDMIPGQGLLHVVPIPEAMAYILLRPLLDDVPEDELCGVAPGRVLPVSEKWHPLLIEALSSIPALEAGDSVWWHCDVIHSVAPVENQQGWGNVMYIPAAPMCEKNLAYAKKVKEALETGASPGDFPREDYEKNWQDRFTVNDLNIHGKRALGMA; translated from the coding sequence ATGACCTTTACCAGTGAAACCTTGCCAGCGGATCACAAAGCGGCAATACGTCAGTTGAAACGTGAGCTGCGCGCGCAGATCGGCGACGTGCAGGCGGTGTTTAATAAGCTCAGCGATAAAATTGCCACCCGCGTGGCGGAAATCAACGCTCTTAAGAATAAAGGCGAATCCGTCTGGCCGGTGATTGCGTTTGCGGATGTGAAAAACGGCACGATTACCGACGCACAGCGCGAGGCCGTTAAACGCCGCGGCTGCGCGGTGATTAAAGGTCACTTCCCGCGCGAGCAGGCGCTGGCGTGGGATCAGTCGATGCTCGACTACCTCGATCTGAACAAGTTTGACGAGGTCTACAAAGGGCCAGGCGATAACTTCTTCGGCACCTTAACGGCCTCTCGTCCGGAGATTTACCCGATTTACTGGTCTCAGGCGCAGATGCAGGCGCGCCAGAGCGAAGAGATGGCGAAGGTGCAGTCGTTCCTGAACCGTTTATGGACGTTCGAGAGCAACGGCAAGCAGTGGTTCAACCCGGACGTGAGCGTGATTTACCCGGACCGTATCCGCCGCCGTCCGCCGGGAACCACCTCGAAAGGGCTTGGGGCGCATACCGACTCCGGCGCGCTGGAGCGCTGGCTGCTTCCGGCTTATCAGCAGGTCTTTGCCCGCGTGTTTGACGGCAACGTCGAGAAATACGATCCGTGGAACGCCGCTCACCGCACCGAAGTGGAAGAATATACCGTCGATAACACCACCAAATGCTCGGTGTTCCGCACCTTCCAGGGCTGGACGGCGCTGTCGGACATGATCCCCGGCCAGGGGCTGCTGCACGTGGTGCCGATCCCGGAAGCAATGGCCTACATTCTGCTGCGTCCGCTGCTGGACGACGTGCCGGAAGACGAGCTGTGCGGCGTGGCGCCGGGGCGCGTGCTGCCGGTTTCAGAGAAGTGGCACCCGCTGCTCATCGAGGCATTAAGCAGCATTCCGGCACTCGAGGCGGGCGATTCCGTGTGGTGGCATTGCGATGTGATCCACTCCGTCGCGCCGGTGGAAAATCAGCAGGGCTGGGGCAACGTGATGTACATTCCTGCCGCGCCGATGTGCGAGAAAAACCTCGCCTACGCCAAAAAGGTCAAGGAAGCGCTGGAAACCGGCGCTTCGCCGGGAGACTTCCCGCGCGAGGATTATGAAAAGAACTGGCAGGACCGCTTTACCGTGAACGATCTCAACATCCACGGCAAGCGCGCGCTGGGCATGGCTTAA
- a CDS encoding Cof-type HAD-IIB family hydrolase: protein MTVKVIVTDMDGTFLDDAKQYDRDRFQAQFEQLKSRDIEFVVASGNQYYQLISFFPELKDRISFVAENGALVFDRGEQIFHGELTRHESQIVIGELLKDKGLNFVACGLESAWVSDQAPEAFVTLMSKHYHRLKRISDYREIDDVLFKFSLNLPDSDIPTLVDKLHVSLNGIMKPVTSGFGFVDLIIPGLHKANGISRLLKRWKISPQECVAIGDSGNDAEMLKLVKYSFAMGNAAESIKEISRYGTDDNNHQGALNVIQAVLDNHSPFDA from the coding sequence ATGACCGTTAAAGTTATCGTCACCGATATGGACGGAACTTTCCTTGATGATGCCAAGCAGTACGATCGTGACCGCTTCCAGGCGCAGTTTGAACAGCTTAAATCCCGCGATATTGAATTTGTTGTCGCCAGCGGCAACCAGTATTACCAGCTCATCTCCTTTTTTCCGGAGCTGAAAGATCGGATCTCCTTCGTTGCGGAAAACGGCGCGCTAGTGTTCGATCGCGGCGAACAGATTTTCCACGGCGAGCTGACGCGTCATGAATCGCAGATCGTGATTGGCGAACTGCTGAAAGACAAGGGGCTGAACTTTGTGGCCTGCGGTCTGGAGAGTGCCTGGGTCAGCGACCAGGCTCCTGAAGCGTTCGTGACGCTGATGTCAAAGCACTATCACCGCTTAAAGCGCATCAGCGATTACCGCGAAATTGACGACGTACTGTTTAAGTTCTCCCTGAACCTGCCGGACAGCGATATCCCAACGCTGGTGGATAAACTGCACGTCTCCCTGAACGGCATCATGAAGCCGGTCACCAGCGGCTTTGGTTTTGTCGATTTGATTATCCCCGGCCTGCACAAGGCCAACGGCATTAGTCGTCTGCTGAAACGCTGGAAAATCTCCCCGCAGGAGTGCGTGGCCATTGGCGACAGCGGCAACGATGCCGAGATGCTGAAGCTGGTGAAATATTCCTTTGCGATGGGCAACGCGGCAGAGAGCATCAAAGAAATCAGCCGCTACGGCACCGACGACAACAACCATCAGGGCGCGCTGAACGTCATTCAGGCCGTGCTCGACAACCATTCCCCGTTCGACGCCTGA
- a CDS encoding formate C-acetyltransferase/glycerol dehydratase family glycyl radical enzyme, which produces MTTLNLNTLSERIKAHKTALVHIVKPPVCTERAQHYTEMYQQHMDKPIPVRRALALAHHLAERTIWIKHDELIIGNQASEVRAAPIFPEYTVSWIEKEIDDLADRPGAGFAVSEENKRVLHEICPWWRGQTVQDRCYGMFTDEQKGLLETGIIKAEGNMTSGDAHLAVNFPLVLEKGLDGLRAKVAERRSRINLTVLEDLHGDQFLKAIDIVLEAVSLHITRFADLAREVAATETRESRRDELLAMAENCDVIAHEPPKTFWQALQLCYFIQLILQIESNGHSVSFARMDQYLYPYYRRDVELNQSLDREHAIELLHSCWLKLLEVNKIRSGSHSKASAGSPLYQNVTIGGQKLVNGEPMDAVNPLSYAILESCGRLRSTQPNLSVRYHAGMSNDFLDACVQVIRCGFGMPAFNNDEIVIPEFIKLGVERDDAYDYAAIGCIETAVGGKWGYRCTGMSFINFARVMLAALEGGRDATSGKVFLPQEKALSAGNFDNFEEVMAAWDSQIRYYTRKSIEIEYVVDTMLEENVHDILCSALVDDCIERAKSIKQGGAKYDWVSGLQVGIANLGNSLAAVKKLVFEQGTIGQQQLAAALADDFDGLTHEQLRQRLINGAPKYGNDDDSVDMLLTRAYQTYIEELKQYHNPRYGRGPIGGNYYAGTSSISANVPFGAATMATPDGRKAHTPLAEGASPASGTDHLGPTAVIGSVGKLPTEAILGGVLLNQKLNPSTLENDSDRQKLMVLLRTFFEVHKGWHIQYNIVSRETLLEAKKHPDQYRDLVVRVAGYSAFFTALSPDAQDDIIARTEHTL; this is translated from the coding sequence ATGACCACCCTGAATCTCAACACCCTCAGCGAGCGCATCAAGGCGCACAAAACGGCGCTGGTGCATATCGTCAAGCCGCCGGTCTGTACCGAGCGCGCGCAGCATTACACCGAAATGTACCAGCAGCATATGGACAAGCCGATCCCGGTGCGTCGCGCTCTGGCGCTGGCGCATCACCTGGCGGAACGTACCATCTGGATCAAACACGACGAGCTGATTATCGGGAACCAGGCAAGCGAAGTGCGCGCCGCACCGATTTTCCCGGAATATACCGTATCCTGGATTGAGAAAGAGATCGACGATCTGGCGGACCGCCCGGGTGCGGGCTTTGCGGTGAGCGAAGAGAACAAGCGCGTGCTGCATGAGATCTGTCCGTGGTGGCGCGGCCAGACGGTGCAGGACCGCTGCTACGGCATGTTCACCGACGAGCAGAAAGGCCTGCTGGAAACCGGCATTATCAAAGCCGAAGGCAACATGACCTCCGGCGACGCGCACCTGGCCGTTAACTTCCCGCTGGTGCTGGAGAAAGGACTCGACGGCCTGCGCGCCAAAGTGGCCGAACGCCGCTCGCGCATCAACCTGACGGTGCTGGAAGACCTGCACGGCGACCAGTTCCTGAAGGCGATCGATATCGTGCTGGAAGCGGTAAGCCTGCACATCACACGCTTCGCCGATCTGGCGCGTGAAGTGGCCGCCACGGAAACCCGCGAAAGCCGCCGCGACGAGCTGCTGGCGATGGCGGAAAACTGCGACGTGATTGCCCACGAGCCGCCAAAAACCTTCTGGCAGGCGCTGCAGCTGTGCTACTTCATCCAGCTGATCCTGCAGATTGAGTCCAACGGCCACTCCGTCTCCTTCGCGCGCATGGACCAGTATCTCTATCCATACTACCGCCGCGACGTGGAGCTGAACCAGAGCCTCGACCGCGAACACGCCATCGAGCTGCTGCACAGCTGCTGGCTGAAGCTGCTGGAAGTGAACAAAATCCGCTCCGGCTCGCACTCCAAGGCTTCCGCCGGTAGCCCGCTATACCAGAACGTCACCATCGGCGGCCAGAAGCTGGTCAACGGTGAGCCGATGGACGCGGTGAACCCGCTCTCGTACGCGATTCTGGAATCCTGCGGTCGCCTGCGCTCCACCCAGCCGAACCTGAGCGTGCGCTATCACGCGGGCATGAGCAACGACTTCCTCGACGCCTGCGTGCAGGTGATCCGCTGCGGCTTCGGTATGCCCGCGTTCAACAACGATGAAATCGTCATTCCGGAATTCATCAAGCTCGGCGTTGAGCGCGACGACGCCTACGACTACGCGGCCATCGGCTGTATCGAAACCGCGGTGGGCGGCAAGTGGGGCTACCGCTGCACCGGCATGAGCTTTATCAACTTCGCCCGCGTCATGCTCGCCGCGCTGGAAGGCGGGCGCGACGCCACGAGCGGCAAGGTGTTCCTGCCGCAGGAGAAAGCGCTCTCTGCCGGTAACTTCGACAATTTTGAGGAGGTGATGGCAGCATGGGATAGCCAGATCCGCTACTACACCCGCAAATCCATCGAGATTGAGTACGTGGTGGATACCATGCTGGAAGAGAACGTTCACGATATTCTCTGCTCGGCGCTGGTGGACGACTGCATCGAGCGCGCGAAAAGCATCAAGCAGGGTGGCGCGAAGTATGACTGGGTTTCCGGCCTCCAGGTGGGCATCGCCAATCTCGGCAACAGCCTGGCAGCGGTGAAAAAGCTGGTGTTCGAACAGGGCACTATCGGCCAACAGCAGCTGGCGGCGGCGCTGGCGGATGACTTCGACGGGCTGACTCACGAGCAGCTGCGTCAGCGCCTGATCAACGGTGCGCCAAAGTACGGCAACGACGACGACAGCGTGGACATGCTGCTGACGCGCGCCTATCAGACCTACATCGAAGAGCTGAAGCAGTACCACAACCCGCGCTACGGCCGCGGCCCGATTGGCGGTAACTACTACGCGGGCACCTCCTCGATTTCCGCAAACGTGCCGTTTGGCGCGGCGACAATGGCCACCCCGGACGGACGTAAGGCGCACACCCCGCTGGCGGAAGGAGCAAGCCCGGCCTCCGGTACGGACCACCTCGGCCCGACGGCGGTCATTGGCTCGGTGGGTAAACTGCCTACCGAGGCGATTCTCGGCGGCGTGCTGCTGAACCAGAAGCTGAACCCGTCGACGCTGGAAAACGACAGCGATCGCCAGAAGCTGATGGTGCTGCTGCGCACCTTCTTCGAGGTGCATAAGGGTTGGCATATTCAGTACAACATCGTCTCGCGCGAAACGCTGCTGGAGGCGAAGAAACACCCGGATCAGTATCGTGACCTGGTGGTGCGCGTCGCGGGCTACTCGGCGTTCTTCACCGCCCTGTCGCCGGATGCGCAGGACGATATTATTGCCCGTACCGAGCATACGCTGTAA
- a CDS encoding ABC-F family ATPase — protein MLVTSNVTMQFGSKPLFENISVKFGGGNRYGLIGANGSGKSTFMKILGGDLEPTLGNVSLDPNERIGKLRQDQFAFEEFTVLDTVIMGHGELWEVKQERDRIYALAEMSEEDGYKVADLETQYGEMDGYSAEARAGELLLGVGIPVEQHYGPMSEVAPGWKLRVLLAQALFSNPDILLLDEPTNNLDIDTIRWLEQTLNDRDSTMIIISHDRHFLNMVCTHMADLDYGELRVYPGNYDEYMTAATQARERLLADNAKKKAQIADLQSFVSRFSANASKSRQATSRARQIDKIKLDEVKASSRQNPFIRFEQDKKLFRNALEVEALAKGFENGPLFKKFNLLLEVGEKIAILGANGVGKSTMLKTLVGELQPDNGTVKWSENAQIGYYAQDHEYEFENDLTVFDWMSQWKQEGDDEQAVRSILGRLLFSQDDIKKPAKVLSGGEKGRMLFGKLMMEKPNILVMDEPTNHLDMESIESLNMALEMYQGTLIFVSHDREFVSSLATRVIEITPERVVDFTGNYEDYLRSKGIEN, from the coding sequence GTGTTAGTTACCAGCAACGTCACTATGCAGTTTGGCAGTAAGCCGCTGTTCGAAAATATTTCCGTCAAATTTGGCGGCGGCAACCGTTACGGCCTGATTGGTGCCAACGGTAGCGGTAAATCCACCTTTATGAAGATCCTCGGCGGTGACCTGGAGCCGACGCTCGGTAACGTATCGCTCGACCCTAACGAGCGTATCGGTAAGCTGCGTCAGGATCAGTTCGCCTTCGAAGAGTTCACCGTGCTCGACACCGTGATCATGGGGCATGGGGAGCTGTGGGAAGTGAAGCAGGAGCGCGATCGCATTTACGCGCTGGCCGAAATGAGCGAAGAAGACGGCTATAAGGTGGCCGATCTGGAAACGCAGTATGGTGAGATGGACGGCTACTCTGCGGAAGCGCGCGCGGGCGAGCTGCTGCTGGGCGTAGGTATTCCGGTTGAACAGCATTACGGCCCGATGAGCGAAGTCGCGCCAGGCTGGAAGCTGCGCGTGCTGCTGGCACAGGCGCTGTTCTCTAACCCGGACATCCTGCTGCTCGACGAACCGACGAACAACCTGGACATCGACACCATCCGCTGGCTGGAGCAGACGCTGAACGATCGCGACAGCACCATGATCATCATTTCGCACGACCGTCACTTCCTGAACATGGTCTGTACGCACATGGCGGATCTGGACTACGGCGAGCTGCGCGTTTATCCGGGCAACTACGACGAATACATGACGGCGGCCACCCAGGCGCGTGAACGTCTGCTGGCGGATAACGCCAAGAAGAAAGCGCAGATTGCTGACCTGCAGTCCTTCGTCAGCCGCTTTAGCGCCAACGCCTCTAAGTCGCGCCAGGCTACCTCCCGTGCGCGTCAGATTGACAAAATCAAGCTGGACGAAGTCAAAGCCTCCAGCCGTCAGAACCCGTTTATCCGCTTCGAGCAGGACAAGAAACTGTTCCGTAACGCGCTGGAAGTGGAAGCCCTGGCAAAAGGCTTTGAGAACGGCCCGCTGTTTAAAAAATTCAACCTGCTGCTGGAAGTGGGCGAGAAGATTGCCATCCTCGGCGCCAACGGCGTGGGTAAATCCACCATGCTGAAAACCCTGGTCGGCGAACTGCAGCCGGACAACGGCACCGTGAAGTGGTCTGAAAACGCGCAGATTGGTTACTACGCTCAGGACCATGAGTACGAGTTCGAAAACGACCTCACCGTCTTCGACTGGATGAGCCAGTGGAAGCAGGAGGGCGACGACGAGCAGGCGGTGCGCAGCATTCTGGGTCGTCTGCTGTTCAGCCAGGACGACATCAAAAAGCCGGCTAAAGTGCTTTCCGGTGGCGAGAAGGGCCGCATGCTGTTCGGCAAGCTGATGATGGAAAAACCGAATATCCTGGTGATGGACGAACCGACTAACCACCTGGATATGGAATCGATCGAATCCCTGAACATGGCGCTGGAGATGTATCAGGGCACCCTGATCTTCGTCTCTCATGACCGTGAGTTCGTCAGCTCGCTGGCGACCCGCGTGATCGAAATTACGCCAGAGCGCGTGGTGGACTTCACCGGTAACTACGAAGACTACCTGCGCAGTAAAGGTATCGAGAACTAA